The Uruburuella testudinis genome window below encodes:
- a CDS encoding HAD family hydrolase — translation MKNLAIFDLDNTLINTDSDHAWPQYLIKKGVVDAEYTRTQNDKFYQDYCNGCLNIDEFLAFHLAPLSRFSMDELAEMHREFTREFILPHISPMAKMLVQGHRDAGDELLVISSTNEFIITPICRLFGIENIIGTQLEISADGRYTGRHIGTPSLKEGKITRLNQWLEARGETIAGYGKTYFYSDSQNDLPLLRIVSDPVAVNPDEALLKEAAEKGWPVLNFK, via the coding sequence ATGAAAAACCTCGCCATTTTCGATCTCGACAACACACTGATCAACACCGATTCCGATCACGCCTGGCCGCAATATCTGATCAAAAAAGGCGTGGTCGATGCAGAATACACCCGCACCCAAAACGACAAATTCTATCAAGACTACTGCAACGGCTGCCTCAATATCGATGAATTTCTGGCTTTTCATTTGGCGCCGCTGAGCCGTTTCAGCATGGACGAATTGGCCGAAATGCATCGCGAATTCACACGAGAATTCATTCTGCCGCACATCAGCCCGATGGCAAAAATGCTGGTGCAAGGCCACCGTGATGCCGGCGATGAATTGCTGGTGATTTCGTCTACCAACGAATTTATCATCACCCCCATCTGCCGCCTTTTCGGTATCGAAAACATTATCGGCACCCAGCTCGAAATCAGCGCCGACGGCCGCTACACCGGCCGCCATATCGGCACCCCGAGCCTGAAAGAGGGCAAAATCACCCGCCTTAACCAATGGCTGGAAGCGCGCGGCGAAACCATTGCTGGTTACGGCAAAACCTATTTTTACAGCGATTCCCAAAACGATTTGCCGCTGTTGCGCATCGTATCCGACCCCGTGGCCGTGAATCCCGATGAAGCATTGCTCAAAGAAGCCGCCGAAAAAGGCTGGCCGGTGTTGAATTTCAAATAA
- the panD gene encoding aspartate 1-decarboxylase: MFRTMLGGKIHRATVTEADLNYVGSITVDQDLLDAAGICVNEKVQIVNNNNGARLETYTIPGERGSGVICLNGAAARLVQKGDIVIIMSYILMSNEEAKNHEPKVVLVNEQNKIRGIIHYEPPHTVL, encoded by the coding sequence ATGTTTCGCACCATGCTCGGCGGCAAAATCCACCGCGCCACCGTTACCGAAGCCGATTTGAACTACGTCGGCAGCATTACCGTCGACCAAGACCTGCTCGACGCCGCAGGCATCTGCGTGAACGAGAAAGTGCAAATCGTCAACAACAACAACGGCGCGCGGCTGGAAACCTATACCATTCCCGGCGAGCGCGGCAGCGGTGTTATCTGTCTCAACGGCGCCGCCGCACGGCTGGTGCAGAAAGGCGATATTGTGATTATCATGTCGTATATCTTGATGAGCAACGAAGAAGCCAAAAACCACGAGCCCAAAGTGGTGCTGGTCAACGAACAAAACAAAATCCGCGGCATTATCCATTATGAGCCGCCGCATACCGTGTTGTAA
- the cutA gene encoding divalent-cation tolerance protein CutA — protein sequence MPQYKPVTVTTTAPNLEEARRIGAALLAHKLAACVQYETITSQYVWQGELHCDEEIRLTVKSSRCHYRAIEKTILQLHSYECPQILMQPVSRGFAPYLRWAKAALGL from the coding sequence ATGCCGCAATACAAACCCGTTACCGTGACCACCACCGCGCCCAATCTCGAAGAAGCGCGGCGTATCGGCGCGGCGCTGTTGGCGCACAAGCTGGCTGCCTGTGTGCAATACGAAACCATTACCAGCCAATATGTTTGGCAGGGCGAACTGCATTGCGATGAAGAAATCCGCCTTACCGTCAAATCATCCCGCTGCCATTACCGCGCCATCGAAAAAACCATTTTACAGCTGCACAGCTACGAATGCCCGCAGATTCTGATGCAGCCGGTCAGTAGAGGTTTTGCACCATATTTAAGATGGGCAAAAGCCGCTTTGGGTTTATAA
- a CDS encoding acyltransferase: MKKKIYVRLLRVIGAILPPSYEKPFGGIAKKIRYFLAKRISDNIGKNVNIEQGGYVLPDTVVGDNSSIGVRCEIAKGLTLGKNVFMGPECLFYSTQHKFDPVTKQYDGYTEVKPIVIGDNVWLGRRAIIMGGVTIGEGCTIGAAAVVTRDIPPYSVAAGNPAVVKKNLLD, translated from the coding sequence GTGAAAAAGAAAATTTATGTACGGCTGTTGCGTGTTATCGGCGCTATTTTACCGCCTTCCTACGAAAAACCGTTTGGCGGAATTGCTAAAAAAATCAGGTATTTTCTGGCCAAACGGATTTCCGACAATATCGGTAAAAATGTGAATATCGAGCAAGGCGGCTATGTGCTTCCCGACACGGTGGTGGGAGACAATTCGAGCATCGGTGTAAGGTGTGAAATCGCCAAAGGCTTAACCCTCGGAAAAAATGTTTTTATGGGGCCGGAGTGCTTGTTTTACAGCACACAACATAAATTCGATCCCGTTACCAAGCAATACGATGGTTATACCGAAGTGAAGCCCATCGTTATCGGTGATAATGTCTGGCTGGGTCGCCGTGCGATTATTATGGGCGGCGTAACCATCGGTGAAGGTTGCACCATCGGTGCCGCTGCGGTTGTCACCAGAGATATTCCACCTTATAGCGTTGCGGCAGGCAACCCGGCAGTGGTTAAGAAAAACTTGCTGGATTGA
- the hda gene encoding DnaA regulatory inactivator Hda, giving the protein MNQLIFDFAAQAYPGFDKFLGTANAELLHVLQQQHGQFIYVWGQEGSGKSHLLQAWVAQALQAGHRAVYVDAAQSPLTDKAFEADYLAIDQVDKLNDDEQALLFAVFNQFRNSGQGFLLLSADVPPQQLVIREDLRTRMGYCLIYDVKPLSDQEKIDALVSMAAARQLTIDADIFAYLLNHWRRDMDSLMQMLDTLDNYAVMMGKRITLPLLRQLLKQQETE; this is encoded by the coding sequence GTGAACCAGCTTATTTTTGATTTTGCCGCCCAAGCCTACCCCGGATTTGATAAATTTCTGGGCACGGCCAACGCCGAGCTGCTGCACGTGCTGCAACAGCAGCACGGCCAGTTTATTTATGTGTGGGGGCAGGAAGGCTCGGGCAAAAGCCATCTTTTGCAGGCATGGGTGGCGCAGGCGCTGCAAGCCGGGCACCGGGCCGTGTATGTCGATGCCGCCCAATCGCCGCTTACCGACAAAGCCTTTGAGGCCGATTATCTGGCCATCGACCAGGTTGATAAATTAAACGACGACGAGCAAGCGCTGCTGTTTGCCGTGTTTAACCAGTTTCGCAACAGCGGCCAAGGCTTTCTGCTGCTCTCAGCCGATGTGCCGCCGCAACAGCTGGTGATCCGCGAAGATTTGCGCACCCGCATGGGCTACTGCCTGATTTATGATGTGAAACCGCTGAGCGATCAAGAAAAAATCGATGCGCTGGTGAGCATGGCCGCAGCACGTCAGCTCACGATTGATGCCGACATTTTTGCCTATCTGCTCAACCACTGGCGCCGCGATATGGACAGCCTGATGCAGATGCTCGACACCCTCGACAACTACGCCGTGATGATGGGCAAACGCATCACGCTGCCTTTATTGCGCCAGCTTTTGAAACAACAGGAAACCGAATGA
- the trpD gene encoding anthranilate phosphoribosyltransferase, whose product MITPQQALSRLIDNNELFYDEMSDLMRQIMRGEVAPELIAAILTGLRIKVESVSEIAAAAAVMREFAAAVPVQNTRNLVDIVGTGGDGAHTFNISSTAMFVAAAAGAKVAKHGGRSVSSSSGAADIMEQMGASLSLSPQQVGTCIDQTGIGFMFAPNHHSSMRHVAPVRKALGVRTIFNILGPLTNPAAAPNQVLGVFHIDLVGILSRVLQQLGSEHVLVVHGSDGLDEITITGNSRVAELKNGKIGEFDIHPEHFGIPVYANLDDIKVSDSRESLMKMQSVLNGEPGAARDIVLLNAAATIYAGNVTDSLEDGVAAAREAIDSGKAKAKQQEFITASQQLSAA is encoded by the coding sequence ATGATTACCCCCCAACAAGCCCTTAGCCGGCTGATTGACAATAATGAGCTTTTTTACGACGAAATGAGCGACCTGATGCGCCAAATTATGCGCGGCGAAGTGGCACCGGAGCTGATTGCCGCCATTCTTACCGGTTTGCGCATCAAAGTGGAGAGTGTGTCTGAAATTGCCGCGGCCGCTGCGGTTATGCGTGAGTTTGCCGCAGCCGTGCCGGTGCAAAACACACGCAATCTCGTCGACATCGTGGGCACCGGTGGTGATGGCGCCCATACCTTCAATATTTCCAGCACCGCTATGTTTGTTGCCGCAGCCGCCGGTGCCAAAGTAGCCAAACACGGCGGACGCTCGGTTTCTTCTTCCAGCGGTGCCGCCGACATCATGGAACAAATGGGCGCTTCACTCTCGCTCTCCCCCCAACAAGTGGGCACCTGCATCGATCAAACCGGCATAGGCTTTATGTTTGCCCCCAACCACCACAGCAGCATGCGCCATGTGGCGCCGGTACGCAAAGCGCTCGGCGTCCGCACCATCTTCAATATTCTCGGCCCGTTGACCAACCCCGCTGCCGCGCCCAATCAGGTGTTGGGTGTATTTCATATTGATTTGGTCGGTATTTTGTCGCGCGTATTGCAGCAATTGGGTTCGGAGCATGTTTTGGTGGTGCACGGCAGTGATGGCCTGGATGAAATCACCATCACCGGCAACAGCCGTGTCGCCGAATTGAAAAACGGCAAAATCGGTGAGTTCGACATCCACCCCGAGCATTTCGGCATTCCTGTTTACGCTAATCTCGACGATATCAAAGTATCCGACAGCCGCGAATCGCTCATGAAAATGCAAAGTGTGCTCAACGGCGAACCGGGAGCCGCCCGCGATATCGTCTTGCTGAATGCCGCCGCCACAATTTATGCCGGCAACGTTACCGACTCGCTGGAAGACGGCGTAGCTGCGGCTCGCGAAGCGATCGACTCCGGTAAAGCCAAAGCTAAACAACAGGAATTTATCACCGCCAGCCAACAATTATCGGCCGCATAA
- the gyrA gene encoding DNA gyrase subunit A has protein sequence MTDATIRNDHHFAKETIPISLEDEMRRSYLDYAMSVIVGRALPDVRDGLKPVHRRVLYAMHELKNNWNSAYKKSARIVGDVIGKYHPHGDSAVYDTIVRMAQDFSLRYMLVDGQGNFGSVDGDGAAAMRYTEIRMAKIAHEMLADIEEETVNFGPNYDGSEHEPLVLPTRFPALLVNGSSGIAVGMATNIPPHNLTETINACVALLHNGDMSIEELIQLMPAPDFPTGATIYGLSGVREGYKTGRGRVVMRGKTHIEPIGKHGEREAIIIDEIPYQVNKAKLVEKIGELVRDKVLEGVSDLRDESDKSGMRVVIELKRNENAEVVLNQLYKLTQLQDSFGINMVALVDGQPRLLNLKQILSEFLRHRREVVTRRTLFRLKKARHEGHIAEGKAVALSNIDEMIELIKTSADAPEAKERLLARAWRSGLVEDMLSRSDLDLSMARPEGLPENLGLQGEGYYLSDIQADAILRMSLRNLTGLDQDGIIGDYKNIMAQIIDFLDILAKPERITQIINDELEEIKSQFGDERRSEINPFGGDIADEDLIPPREMVVTLTHSGYIKTQPTSDYQAQRRGGRGKQAAATKDEDFIETLFVANTHDYLMCFTNLGKCHWIKVYKLPEGGRNSRGRPINNVIQLDEGEKVSAILAVRDFPEDEYVFFATAQGMVKKVQLCAFKNVRAQGIKAIALKEGDSLVGVAKTGGCHDIMLFSNLGKAIRFNEYWEGSSDADESEEDGDIIEAESSDEADNGESSAPKANKGVRPSGRGSGGLRGMRLPADGRIVSLITFAPECEAQEELQVLTATANGYGKRTPIADYSRKGKGGQGNIAINTGKRNGDLVAATLVAESDDLMLITSGGVLIRTKVDQIRETGRAAAGVKLINLDEGETLVSLERVAEPEEAENETLENLSDHPDDQAPASE, from the coding sequence ATGACCGACGCAACCATCCGCAACGACCATCACTTTGCCAAAGAAACCATCCCCATCAGCCTTGAAGACGAAATGCGCCGCAGCTACCTCGATTACGCCATGAGCGTGATTGTGGGGCGGGCGCTGCCGGATGTGCGCGATGGTTTGAAACCGGTGCACCGCCGCGTGCTTTACGCCATGCACGAGCTGAAAAACAACTGGAACAGCGCCTATAAAAAATCTGCCCGTATTGTCGGCGACGTAATCGGTAAATACCACCCCCATGGCGACAGTGCAGTGTATGACACCATTGTGCGCATGGCACAGGATTTTTCATTGCGCTATATGCTGGTCGACGGTCAGGGCAATTTCGGCTCGGTTGACGGCGACGGCGCCGCGGCGATGCGTTATACCGAAATCCGCATGGCTAAAATCGCCCATGAAATGCTGGCCGATATCGAAGAAGAAACCGTGAATTTCGGCCCCAACTACGACGGCAGCGAACATGAGCCGCTGGTTTTGCCCACCCGTTTTCCGGCCTTGCTGGTCAACGGTTCATCCGGTATTGCCGTGGGCATGGCCACCAATATCCCGCCGCACAACCTCACCGAAACCATCAACGCCTGCGTGGCGCTTTTGCACAACGGTGACATGAGCATCGAAGAATTGATTCAATTGATGCCGGCGCCCGATTTCCCCACCGGCGCCACCATTTACGGCTTGAGCGGTGTGCGCGAAGGCTATAAAACCGGCCGCGGCCGCGTGGTGATGCGCGGTAAAACCCATATCGAGCCCATCGGCAAACACGGCGAACGCGAAGCCATCATCATTGATGAAATTCCGTATCAGGTAAACAAAGCCAAATTGGTAGAGAAAATCGGCGAATTGGTGCGCGATAAGGTGTTGGAAGGCGTTTCCGATCTGCGCGATGAGTCTGATAAATCGGGCATGCGCGTGGTTATCGAGCTCAAACGCAACGAAAACGCCGAAGTGGTGTTGAACCAGCTTTATAAGCTCACCCAATTGCAAGACAGCTTCGGCATCAATATGGTGGCGCTGGTCGACGGACAGCCGCGCCTGCTCAATCTCAAGCAGATTTTGAGCGAATTTTTGCGCCACCGCCGCGAAGTGGTTACCCGCCGCACCTTATTCCGCTTGAAAAAAGCCCGCCACGAAGGCCATATCGCCGAAGGTAAAGCAGTGGCCTTGTCTAACATCGACGAAATGATCGAGCTGATTAAAACTTCAGCCGATGCACCCGAAGCCAAAGAACGCCTGTTGGCACGCGCCTGGCGTTCCGGTTTGGTGGAAGACATGCTCAGCCGCAGCGATTTGGACTTGAGCATGGCACGCCCCGAAGGGCTGCCGGAAAATCTGGGTTTGCAGGGCGAAGGTTATTATCTGAGCGACATACAGGCCGATGCTATTTTGCGCATGAGCCTGCGCAACCTTACCGGCCTCGATCAAGACGGCATTATCGGTGATTATAAAAACATTATGGCGCAGATTATTGATTTTCTGGATATTTTGGCCAAGCCGGAGCGCATCACCCAAATCATCAACGACGAATTGGAAGAAATCAAAAGCCAATTCGGTGATGAGCGCCGCAGCGAAATCAACCCCTTCGGTGGCGACATTGCCGATGAAGACCTGATTCCGCCACGCGAAATGGTAGTCACGCTTACCCACAGCGGCTACATCAAAACCCAACCGACCAGCGATTATCAGGCACAGCGCCGCGGCGGACGCGGCAAGCAGGCTGCCGCCACTAAAGACGAAGACTTTATCGAAACCCTGTTTGTGGCCAACACCCACGATTATCTGATGTGTTTCACCAATTTAGGCAAGTGCCATTGGATTAAAGTATACAAACTGCCTGAAGGCGGGCGCAACAGTCGCGGCCGACCGATTAACAATGTCATCCAACTCGATGAGGGCGAAAAAGTGAGCGCCATTCTGGCTGTGCGCGATTTCCCCGAAGACGAATACGTATTCTTCGCTACTGCGCAAGGCATGGTGAAAAAAGTGCAATTGTGCGCCTTTAAAAACGTGCGTGCGCAAGGCATTAAAGCCATTGCGCTGAAAGAGGGCGATTCACTGGTAGGCGTAGCCAAAACCGGCGGCTGTCACGACATTATGCTGTTTTCCAACCTCGGTAAAGCCATCCGATTCAACGAATATTGGGAAGGCAGCAGCGATGCTGACGAGAGCGAAGAAGACGGCGACATCATTGAAGCCGAAAGCAGCGATGAAGCCGACAACGGCGAAAGCAGCGCGCCCAAAGCCAACAAAGGTGTACGCCCATCCGGTCGCGGCAGCGGCGGTTTGCGCGGTATGCGTCTGCCTGCCGACGGCCGTATCGTCAGCCTGATTACTTTCGCGCCCGAGTGCGAGGCGCAAGAAGAACTGCAAGTGCTCACCGCCACGGCCAACGGCTACGGCAAGCGCACCCCGATTGCCGACTACAGCCGCAAAGGCAAAGGCGGCCAGGGCAATATCGCTATCAACACCGGCAAGCGCAACGGCGATTTGGTGGCCGCAACGCTGGTGGCCGAGAGCGATGATTTGATGCTGATTACCAGCGGCGGCGTATTGATTCGCACCAAAGTCGATCAAATCCGCGAAACCGGCCGTGCAGCGGCAGGTGTGAAGCTGATTAACCTCGATGAAGGCGAAACTTTGGTCAGCCTGGAGCGTGTCGCAGAGCCGGAAGAAGCAGAGAACGAAACTTTAGAAAATCTGTCTGACCATCCTGATGATCAAGCACCTGCTTCAGAGTAA
- a CDS encoding aminodeoxychorismate/anthranilate synthase component II, giving the protein MLLMIDNYDSFTYNIVQYFAELGEEVAVRRNDDITLEEIAALNPQYLVIGPGPCSPKEAGISVAAIQHFAGKIPMMGICLGHQAIGEAFGGKIIRAQTLMHGKVSPVAHHNSGMFAGLPNPVTCTRYHSLVIERSSLPDCLEITAQTDDGEIMGVRHKHHPIEGVQFHPEALLTEYGHDMLNNFLLEFKNFPTAAA; this is encoded by the coding sequence ATGCTTCTCATGATTGATAACTACGACAGCTTTACCTACAACATTGTTCAATATTTTGCCGAGCTGGGCGAAGAAGTGGCAGTACGCCGCAACGATGACATCACGCTTGAAGAAATTGCCGCATTAAATCCCCAATACCTGGTTATCGGCCCCGGCCCCTGCTCACCCAAAGAGGCAGGCATTTCTGTGGCTGCGATTCAGCACTTTGCCGGCAAAATACCGATGATGGGTATCTGCCTCGGCCATCAAGCCATCGGTGAAGCCTTCGGCGGCAAAATTATCCGCGCTCAAACCCTGATGCACGGCAAAGTGTCGCCGGTCGCCCACCACAACAGCGGCATGTTTGCCGGCCTGCCCAATCCGGTTACCTGCACCCGCTACCACAGCCTGGTTATCGAACGCAGCAGCCTGCCCGACTGCCTTGAAATCACCGCCCAAACCGACGATGGCGAAATTATGGGGGTGCGCCACAAACACCATCCCATAGAAGGCGTGCAGTTTCACCCGGAAGCACTGCTGACCGAATACGGACATGATATGTTGAATAATTTTCTGCTGGAATTTAAAAATTTTCCAACAGCCGCAGCCTGA
- a CDS encoding DedA family protein, with the protein MISTIIDFIMHIDQHLSVLAADYGMWIYAILFLIIFCETGLVVTPFLPGDSLLFAAGGIAALGEMNIHLMVALLLVAAILGDAVNFAIGKYFGGRLFANPDSKIFRRAYLKKTHAFYEKHGGKTIIIARFVPIVRTFAPFVAGMGNMHYGRFIRYNIIGAVLWVVLFSYAGYFFANIPVVKNNLALVLAAIIVISILPAVIEIIRARRGAAENR; encoded by the coding sequence GTGATCAGCACCATTATTGATTTCATCATGCACATCGACCAGCATTTGAGCGTGCTTGCCGCCGATTACGGCATGTGGATTTACGCCATATTGTTTTTGATTATTTTTTGTGAAACCGGGTTGGTGGTCACCCCTTTCCTGCCCGGCGATTCGTTACTCTTTGCCGCCGGCGGTATTGCTGCGTTGGGCGAAATGAACATCCACCTGATGGTGGCGCTGCTGTTGGTTGCTGCCATTTTAGGCGATGCGGTCAACTTTGCCATCGGTAAATATTTCGGCGGCCGCTTGTTTGCCAACCCCGATTCCAAAATTTTCCGCCGCGCCTATCTGAAAAAAACCCACGCCTTTTATGAAAAACACGGCGGTAAAACCATTATCATCGCCCGCTTCGTGCCGATTGTGCGCACGTTTGCCCCGTTTGTGGCCGGCATGGGCAATATGCACTACGGCCGCTTTATCCGCTACAATATTATCGGTGCGGTTTTATGGGTGGTGTTGTTTTCTTATGCCGGTTACTTCTTTGCCAACATACCGGTGGTCAAAAACAACCTGGCCTTGGTGCTGGCCGCCATCATCGTGATTTCGATTCTGCCCGCCGTGATTGAAATCATCCGCGCCCGCCGTGGTGCTGCTGAAAACCGATAA
- the aroA gene encoding 3-phosphoshikimate 1-carboxyvinyltransferase, which produces MTESIRLPAAALKPATVALPGSKSISNRTLLLAALSDNTCEIRSLLKSDDTDRMLEALAKLGVQFERTDEGRLKVYGSGGIFPNRQADLFLGNAGTAFRPLTAVLAILGGDYHLHGVARMHERPIGDLADALRLAGADVQYLGNEGYPPLQINTRTDNGVRVIPIKGNVSSQFLTALLMALPLTGEAFEIHMVGELISKPYINITLKLMAQFGVVVENQNYQIFKLPAAACYHAPDVLPVEGDASSASYFLAAGLLSGAPIRVTGIGRNSIQGDVAFAHELEKIGATVIWGDDFIEVSRAEGTAVRPFDLDANHIPDAAMTLAVVALAAGAPCTLRNIGSWRVKETDRIAAMAAELRKVGAEVVEEAEAIHITPPAALTADAEIDTYDDHRIAMCFSLVSLLGVPVVINDPKCTHKTFPTYFDVFASLRS; this is translated from the coding sequence ATGACTGAATCTATCCGATTGCCCGCCGCCGCGCTCAAACCGGCCACCGTAGCCCTTCCCGGCTCCAAAAGCATCAGTAACCGCACCCTACTGCTGGCCGCTTTGTCTGACAATACTTGTGAAATCCGTTCGTTATTAAAGTCTGACGACACCGACCGCATGCTTGAAGCGCTCGCCAAACTCGGCGTGCAATTTGAGAGAACGGATGAAGGCCGTCTGAAAGTTTATGGCAGCGGCGGCATTTTTCCCAACCGCCAAGCCGATTTGTTTCTTGGCAATGCCGGCACGGCTTTCCGCCCGTTAACGGCGGTGCTGGCGATATTGGGCGGTGATTATCATCTGCACGGCGTGGCACGTATGCACGAGCGCCCGATCGGCGATTTGGCAGACGCATTGCGCCTGGCCGGTGCCGATGTGCAATATTTGGGCAATGAGGGCTATCCGCCGCTGCAAATCAACACGCGCACTGATAATGGTGTGCGCGTGATTCCGATTAAAGGCAATGTGTCCAGCCAGTTTCTGACCGCCCTGCTGATGGCGCTGCCGCTGACCGGCGAAGCGTTTGAAATTCACATGGTGGGCGAGTTGATTTCCAAACCTTATATCAACATTACCTTGAAGCTGATGGCGCAATTCGGTGTAGTTGTAGAAAATCAAAATTATCAGATTTTCAAACTGCCTGCCGCTGCGTGCTACCATGCGCCCGATGTGCTACCCGTAGAGGGCGATGCTTCCAGCGCATCTTATTTTCTTGCTGCCGGCCTGCTGTCAGGCGCCCCTATCCGCGTGACCGGCATCGGCCGCAACAGTATTCAGGGCGATGTGGCCTTTGCACACGAGCTTGAAAAAATCGGCGCAACGGTGATATGGGGTGATGACTTTATCGAAGTTTCCCGCGCAGAAGGCACAGCTGTCCGGCCTTTTGATTTGGATGCCAACCACATCCCCGACGCTGCCATGACCTTGGCCGTAGTAGCATTGGCCGCAGGCGCGCCCTGCACTTTGCGCAATATCGGCAGCTGGCGTGTTAAAGAAACAGACCGCATCGCCGCCATGGCCGCCGAATTACGCAAAGTGGGCGCAGAAGTGGTTGAAGAGGCGGAAGCCATTCACATCACCCCGCCTGCCGCACTCACTGCCGATGCCGAAATCGACACTTATGACGACCACCGCATCGCCATGTGTTTTTCTTTGGTATCACTGCTCGGTGTACCCGTGGTAATTAATGACCCGAAATGCACACATAAAACCTTTCCCACTTATTTCGATGTATTCGCTTCATTGAGAAGTTAA
- a CDS encoding endonuclease/exonuclease/phosphatase family protein, which produces MSPSPIVIATYNMHKGMSALNRKVQVDSMAEALQALKPDVLFLQEVQGENLRRKLKLPAFPSQPHYDILSEYLSFNSSYGKNATYPERHHGNAILSHLPIETRNNLNISVNKLEQRGVLHCEIQPEGWPFPLVCLCAHLNLREPDRMKQYQAIFEYVSKHVDPMSPLIIAGDFNDWRQKSCLSLGNALDLQEVFVNANGKRPKTFPARLPLLSLDRIYTRNLDVLDAQIHKEKQWQLLSDHLPLSAKVIPRYR; this is translated from the coding sequence ATGAGCCCTTCTCCCATTGTCATCGCCACCTACAATATGCATAAAGGCATGTCTGCCCTTAACCGCAAAGTGCAGGTAGACAGCATGGCAGAAGCGTTGCAGGCGTTAAAGCCAGATGTTTTGTTTTTGCAGGAAGTGCAAGGCGAAAACCTGCGCCGAAAACTCAAACTCCCCGCCTTTCCCAGCCAGCCGCACTACGATATTTTGAGCGAATATTTATCGTTTAACAGCAGCTATGGCAAAAACGCCACCTACCCGGAGCGCCATCACGGCAACGCCATTCTCAGCCATTTGCCGATCGAAACCCGTAACAACCTAAACATCAGCGTCAACAAACTTGAACAGAGAGGCGTATTGCATTGCGAAATCCAGCCCGAAGGTTGGCCGTTTCCGCTGGTTTGCCTGTGCGCCCATCTGAATCTGCGCGAGCCTGACCGGATGAAACAATATCAGGCCATCTTTGAATATGTGAGTAAACATGTTGATCCGATGAGCCCGCTGATTATTGCGGGGGACTTCAACGACTGGCGTCAAAAATCCTGCCTTTCACTCGGCAATGCCTTGGATTTGCAAGAAGTATTTGTCAACGCCAACGGCAAACGCCCGAAAACATTCCCTGCCCGCCTGCCGCTGTTGAGCCTCGACCGTATCTACACCCGCAATCTTGATGTGCTGGATGCGCAAATTCATAAAGAAAAACAATGGCAATTATTGTCTGATCACCTGCCGTTAAGCGCCAAAGTGATACCGCGCTACCGCTGA